Proteins found in one Populus alba chromosome 14, ASM523922v2, whole genome shotgun sequence genomic segment:
- the LOC118063415 gene encoding protein FAR1-RELATED SEQUENCE 5, translating to MDLDKGVVDTSTCRVEEEETVGDGIAEPDVGMEFESEDAARRFYTEYARRVGFVVRVMQRRRSGIDGRTLARRLGCNKQGFSPNHRTDVGPDKKPRPSARDGCKATILVKMEKSGKWVVTRFEKDHNHPLVVTTSGFSSSGDKDKKIEELTQELEHQEQLCATYREKLLSFMNNVVEEAEELASKIQVIVDSVRKVEWEVQKFSRHG from the exons TGGATTTGGACAAGGGTGTCGTTGACACTTCTACTTGTCGtgtcgaagaagaagaaactgtTGGAGATGGAATTGCAGAACCGGATGTTGGTATGGAATTTGAATCTGAAGATGCTGCCAGGAGATTCTACACAGAGTATGCCAGACGGGTAGGATTTGTTGTGCGTGTTATGCAACGTCGACGTTCGGGGATTGATGGAAGAACTCTTGCTCGTCGTCTTGGATGTAACAAACAGGGTTTTTCTCCTAATCACAGGACTGATGTTGGCCCGGACAAGAAGCCTAGGCCCAGTGCACGAGATGGTTGCAAAGCTACAATCTTGGTTAAAATGGAAAAGTCTGGAAAATGGGTCGTTACTAGATTTGAAAAGGATCATAATCATCCTTTAGTTGTCACCACCTCTGGATTCAGTTCATCA GGTGACAAGGATAAGAAAATTGAAGAGCTTACTCAAGAGTTAGAGCATCAGGAGCAATTATGTGCTACTTATCGTGAAAAATTACTCAGTTTTATGAACAATGTTGTGGAGGAAGCAGAAGAACTGGCTtcaaaaattcaagttattGTGGACAGTGTCAGGAAA